TGTTATAAATAAAGAAGTTTCAGTACCTAATCACCCAAAATCAGATGAGGAAATTGTCGCCGTTTACGAGAAAGCTATAACCCCAAATACCAAATTGCTGATGGTAAGCCACATGATCAATATTACAGGCCATATCTTACCCGTCAAAAAAATATGTCAGATGGCTCATGAAAAGGGCGTGCAGGTCTTGGTAGATGGAGCTCATTGTATTGGTCATTTTGAATTTGATATTACGGATTTAGAATGTGATTACTACGGTTCAAGCCTCCATAAGTGGTTGGCAGTGCCTTTAGGTACCGGTTTATTGTATGTCGCCGATGAACATATAGATACGCTTTGGCCCATTTTTGCAGAAGCAAAGAGAGAACCGGGTGATATTTCTAGATTGAACCATACGGGAACAATACCGGTATACCATGATTTGACCATTGAAAATGCCATAGATTATTATAATTTATTAGGTGGAGCAAAAAAGGAAGCACGTATGCGCTATCTTCAGGAATACTGGACCAGCAAAGTTCGAAACTTACCCGGGATTTTATTGAACACTCCCAAAGAATCCTATAGAGCTTGTGGTATTGCCAATGTGGGTATTGAGGGAATGGAACCTGCCGACTTAGCAAAGAAATTGTTGGACGATTATCAGATTTTTACCGTCGCTGTTAAGTATGCCAATGTAAACGGATGTAGAATTACGCCCAACGTATTTACAACAACGGATGAACTAGATACGTTTGTAAAGGCTTTGAAAGAAATGGCGGCATAATTATAAACTATAGGCCGTACTATCCTTTACCGAGTCTAGAACAAAGGAAGTGTGTATGGTGGAAATTCCGTCTATTATGGATAGTTTTTGGTTGATGAACAGATGAAACCCTGCGATATCGTCCACAGCAATTTTAAGTAAATAATCAAAGTTTCCTGAGACCTCGTGGCACTCCATTACTTCGGGTAATAAACGCATTTCACTTTTAAAGCTGTCCGCTAATTTCTTCTGCTGCTGCACTAAAGTAACCTGACAATAAGCAATAAGTTTTTTTCCGATTTTATTTCTATCAAGCAAGGCAACATAAGATTTGATAATATCTTGTTGCTCAAGTTTTTTAATTCTCTCATAGGTAGGCGTTACACTAAGTCCGACTTTACCCGCTATTTCTTTGGTATTTTGTTTTGCATTCGCTTGAAGCTGCATGAGTATCTTGTGATCGATCGCATCCATATTAGATTATTTTTCTACGGTTCAACTATTTATCCTTTCAAAAAGAATAAAAACACTTTCATAACAAATATAATAGTTTATTATTCTGTATTTGAAAAATTTACAGTATTTGGTTTTACTATTTGTAATTTTACAGTATAAAATCAACGTATATGAATGATGAGCAACAGGTAGATGAACTGCTAACCAAACTGATCGAAGAAAAAAATAGAGTTTTAGGTTATCCAGTAGCGAAGGACTTTGATTATTCCCG
This genomic interval from Zobellia roscoffensis contains the following:
- a CDS encoding aminotransferase class V-fold PLP-dependent enzyme; protein product: MKKRDFLKNVSMAALGAPFYGSALANSAEVVAQTPIHKLTTDEDFWLKVREDYKLKPDYINLESGYYNIIPTPTLEALHKNIDKINYEGSYYMRTVQWENKARMTEKLGKLIGTTTKNIIITRNATESLDMVIMGLDWKTGDEAVYALQDYGAMKLMFEQVAKRYGVINKEVSVPNHPKSDEEIVAVYEKAITPNTKLLMVSHMINITGHILPVKKICQMAHEKGVQVLVDGAHCIGHFEFDITDLECDYYGSSLHKWLAVPLGTGLLYVADEHIDTLWPIFAEAKREPGDISRLNHTGTIPVYHDLTIENAIDYYNLLGGAKKEARMRYLQEYWTSKVRNLPGILLNTPKESYRACGIANVGIEGMEPADLAKKLLDDYQIFTVAVKYANVNGCRITPNVFTTTDELDTFVKALKEMAA
- a CDS encoding Lrp/AsnC family transcriptional regulator, producing MDAIDHKILMQLQANAKQNTKEIAGKVGLSVTPTYERIKKLEQQDIIKSYVALLDRNKIGKKLIAYCQVTLVQQQKKLADSFKSEMRLLPEVMECHEVSGNFDYLLKIAVDDIAGFHLFINQKLSIIDGISTIHTSFVLDSVKDSTAYSL